The sequence TCGACGACCAGTTCGCCCCGCTCACGGAGAAGATCCTCAGGGCCATCTCCGAGGTGACGTCGGAGCCGGTGCGCTTCGTGTTCAACACGCACTGGCACGGGGACCACACGGGAGGCAACGAGAACATGGGTGAGGCGGGCGCGCTGATCGTGGCGCACGAGAACGTGCGGCAGCGCATGAGCGTGGAGCAGGTGCTGGAGCGGATCGGGCGGCCGGTGAGCACCACCCCCGCGTCCCCGGAGGGGGCGCTGCCGGTGGTGACGTTCACGGACGACGTGAGCTTCCACATCAATGGGGATGAGCTGCACGCCTTCCACGTCGACAACGCCCATACGGACGGGGACGCCATCGTGCACTTCGTGCGCGCGAACGTGGTGCACATGGGCGACACGTTCTTCCGCGACCGCTTCCCGTTCATCGACACCGCGAGCGGCGGCTCGATCGACGGCGTGATCGCGGCGGCGGGTCGGGCGTTGGCGGTGATGGACGCCAACACGCAGGTCATCCCCGGCCACGGTGCGCTCTCCACCCGCGAGGACCTGCAGCGCTACCGGGACGCGCTCAAGACCATGCGTGATTCCGTGGCGGCCATGAT is a genomic window of Gemmatimonadota bacterium containing:
- a CDS encoding MBL fold metallo-hydrolase, whose protein sequence is MVTAVATPAAAQDMDAVQITTTRVADGVYMLMGQGGNIGLSVGPDGAFVIDDQFAPLTEKILRAISEVTSEPVRFVFNTHWHGDHTGGNENMGEAGALIVAHENVRQRMSVEQVLERIGRPVSTTPASPEGALPVVTFTDDVSFHINGDELHAFHVDNAHTDGDAIVHFVRANVVHMGDTFFRDRFPFIDTASGGSIDGVIAAAGRALAVMDANTQVIPGHGALSTREDLQRYRDALKTMRDSVAAMMERGMTLEQIQAARPLRAQAQQWGQDQAAEESFVATIHHGLGGR